The Oharaeibacter diazotrophicus genomic interval TCTTGACACACACTTTCTATTCACTTCAATTAAAAAGAGAGGTGGTGAGTACCTCTAGGCGGCGCTTGAATGGCCCTGACCAACGTTTTTGGCTCATGGAGAGCATTATGTTGAAGTTCTTAGCCCTTCCTATTTTTATAACTGCTGCCAGCACCGCAATTGCTTCTGAACATTTTCACGTAAGAGCTAGAGATAATCCGAGTTGGCAAGATGCCATAGGTGATTTCATAAACAAGAAGCGACCTGAATTGTCTGGTATACACTGCCCGCTATCTAGCGGGATCGAGGGACGGCCGATCCGGGAATAGAGCCCGGCGAAGTCGGCATCGAGTGCCGACAACTCCTAGCTCACGATCGTGCGGATCGCCCGCAGCGGGTGCTTCGAGTGGACCCCGCTCTCTCGTCCGTTCCGCGCATCGAACCGCCCCCGTCCTCACCCGAGGACGGAATCACGCAAACGCGCTGATGGAAAGCGCCTTTTTCAGTAGAAGTCTAAGGCTCAATTTCAATTTCAATGTCCTTTGAAAGGAAATTCAAAGCAGGAGCCACCCTTGTTAACATGCCTCCACCTTCACTGAGGTATACGGAGATAATATATACTTTCTCCCTCATAGGGCTCCACTTTACTTTGCACTCTACAAAAGAAATATAGTAATTTTCAGAATAGTCCATATCTAAGAATATACCATCAACATTCCTGGCGACAACGCGAACTACTTTTCCAGACAAGGTATACCCGTCCTCATTTGGAATTCTGATAACAATTGATATTTCCCTGCTTGCAAGCAAGTAACTACAATTAACTAGCTCACAATCATGTAATTGCGAGTTACTATCAATAAATTCATTTATAATGATCATTTTTAATACCCTGGAGCCAGTGATCCGCCGAATATAATTAAGAATATCCACCACGGTATTCTTGGATCTATATTATCGTTTCTGATGAACGGATCTTGATTTAATCCATCAGAGACTTGATCTCCTGGTTGTGGACAGTCCTCGCCAGGCTTCCAATGCCTATCACGGCGCTTTTTGTCGGTACAATCATGCCAATGATCCTGGCCCTTCCAACCAGAAAGACCGGGGCGCCCTTGATTGAATTCCAAACATCCACCCTCGGGGTTGCGCCAGCGCGTTCCATTTGGATCCTTGTGATTAGGATCTGGAACCCAATCAGGCGGTAGCCCTTCGGGGTCTGGTGGCAGGACAATCAATCCCTCCGGATCCACTCCTCCCATCGGGTTCTGCCGAACGTACCCATAGACGCTCGGCCCGTCCACGAGCCCCAGCGGATCCGGCTGCACATACCGCCCCAGCGAGGCGTCGTAGTGCCGATGCCAGTTCCACGACAACCCGTTCTCCAGCTGGAACCACTGCCCGGGGAAGCGAGCGTTGAGGCCGGCGGAACCCGTCTTCTCGATCAGCTCGCCGAACGGGCCGTATTTCACCCGCCACACCACCGCCTTCGACCCGCTCGTCATCTGCACCGGACGCGCCAGGTGGTCGGTCGTCACCCAGTAGAGCGTGCCGGCGGCCGCTCCGGTCGGCGCGACCGCGATCACTCGGTCGCCGAGCCAGATGTACTCCCGGCTGGTCACGCCGGTGGCGCCGTCGATCTCGGCCAGCACGCGGTTGCCGAGGCCGCCCATCACGACGCCCATCCCCGGCATCAGCGCGTCGAGATCGCCGCCGCCGCCGAGCAGGTGGACGTAGTGGACCGTGCCGTTCGCCGTGTCGAGATTGGTGATGGTTCGCGTCGAAAGGCGGCTCGCCCCGTCGTAGACGTTGACGCCCACCTGCGTCCCGTCCTGACGGGTCATCCGCAGCCGGTTCAAGGGATCGTAGGTATAGGTGTAGACCAGCCCGGCGCGGGTGTCGGAGGTGACGCTGCCCTCGGCGTCGTAGGCGAAGCTGCGCAGCGTCGTCGCGCCGGTCTTGACCGTCGCCAGCCGGTTCGTCCCCGCCGTGTAGGCATAGGTCTCGGTCGTTGTCGACCCGCCGGCCGGCGTCGTGCTCTCGGTCAGCCGGTTGCCGACCTTGTCGTAGGTGTAACGGTGGGTCTTGAAGACGCTCCCTTCCGTCAGCCCGGCCTTGGTCAGCCGGTTGGCCGCGTCGTAGCCGTCTGCGCCGTCCATCCAGACGTCCTGCGTATCGTCGAGCGCGTCGTTGAGCCCGGTGATGTTGACGCCGTCGTTGGGGTGATAGCGCTGGAACAGCACCCCGGTGCCGTCTGGATTGGACAGGCCGATCGAGTCCGGGAAGCCGCCGAGGTCGAAATACTCGTACCAGACGAGGCCGTTGCCGAACCCGATCCCGTTGAGGGGGCCGAACGGCTCGTAGGTCGCCCAGTTCGACACCGTCTGCACGGCCGAAGTTGACGTCCGCTTGGTGGTCACGCCCGAGGGCAGGCCCATGGCATCGTAGGTGTAGTTCACCACGCGCCCCGAGGGATAAGTCACCTGGGCGAGCTGGCCCTCGGTGTCGAAGGCGTAGAGCGTCGTATAGGAATAGGCGCCGATCTTGCGCACCTCCTTGGTGACGCGCCCCTTGGCGTCGTAGGTCCACGACGAGGAGCCCGCGCCGTCGGTCATGCCCGTCAGTCGGCCGATCCCTTCGTTGCCACCCGCCGTGGCGTCCCACGTGAAGGTGACGTTGTAGCCGGTGGCGGCCGGGAACGTGATCGTCGCCGGGCGCCCGGCGGCGTCGTAGCTCCACTGCGTGACGGTGCCGCTCGCATCGGTCCGCCGGGTCTTCAGCCCGCGCGTGTCGTATTCGTAGGTCGTCGTCCCGCGGTCGGGCGATGTCTCCTGGACGACGTCGCCGAAACCGTTGCGCACATAGGTCGTGTCGAGCCCCTTCGGATCCTCGTAGGCGGCAACGTCGCCGTCGCCGTCGTAGGTGAGGCTCTCGACACCGCCGTCTTCGGCCGTCCGCGACGCGAGCCGGGTCACCGCGTCGTAAGCCGTCGTCACGACGCCGCCACGGGCGTCGGTCTGCGTCTCGAGGAGGCCCGAGAGATCCCACGACTGCCGGGACGTGAAGTTCGTGCCCGAGACGAGCTTGATGAGACGCCCGAGCTCGTCGTAGCTGCGGGTGTCGCTGTAGGTCGTCTGCGGCGTGGCGCTCGCGTCCTTCACGGTGACCGACGTCACCAGGTCGAGGAGGTTCTTGCCGAGCGTGACCGTCTCGCCCTTGGCGTTGGTGATCTTGGACAGGCGGCGGGCGCCGTCGTAGCCATAGGCGAGATAGGCGCCGGTCGGATCGGTGATCCGGGTAACGTCGCCCGACAGATCATAGGCGATGCTCCAGACCAGCGGGGTGCCGGCGGTATCCTGGCTCACCTTGGTGAGGCGCCCCGCACCGTCGTAGTCGTAGGTGACGACGGTGCCGTTGGGATCGACCACGCGCGTCGGCTGGCCCCGGAGGTTCCAGGCGGTGATCTGCGTGACGTGGCCGAGTTCGTCGGTGACCGACGCGAGGAAGCCAGACGTGTTCCAGCCGTAGAGCGTGGTGTCGTCGGTTCCGGCGAGGGGGCCGTCCACGGAGGCGAGTTGGCCGCCGGACGTGTAGGTCATCGTCCAGGTTCGGGCCGGATCCGCGGCCGCCGTCAGATCGGTCTGCTGCACCTTGGTCAGCCGGCCGGAGGTCCAGGTGTAGGTCGTCTTCGTCTGACCGGCCACCGTGACGGTGGTCGGGCGCCGCAGCGTCGTGTTCCAGGTGATAGTCTGGGTCTCGGCGGCAGTCGTTCCCGCGCCGCGGGTGATCGTCGTCGGAAGGCCGACGCTGTTGCGGACGAAGGTCGTCGTCCGGCCTTCCTCGTCCACGACGGATTTGACGAAATTGTTGGTGTCGTAGGTGAAGCTTGAATTGCTCGCCGGGCAGTTCGTGGAGGCGACCCCGGTGACCGTGTTCTGCCTGTAGCCGCCGTCGCTCGTCGTCGAATAGTTGATGTACTTGATCTTGCCGAGCGCGTTCGTGACCCTCACCCGGTTGTTCGCCCGCTCGTAGGCGATCGTGACCTTGCCGACATTGCCGGCATGGGTGGTCTGTGTCGGATAGCCGCTCGCATCGTAGCTGAACGTCGCGTATCGGACGTTGCGCTCGTCGATGATTCCCGTCAGCGCGGTGGGGATGGCAGTATTCTCGTAGACATACTGGATCGAACGCGCCGGAGTTTCGGTATAACTGACCTTCGCCAGTACGGCATCGCTCTCCAGGATGCCAGCCGGGATCCCGTTGGGAAATATGGTCAGGAATTCTTCTTTGTCGGCACTGGACGTGACATTCTTGTAGTCGTAGTTGGCGACAATGGTACCGCCGACGGAAGCAGCAACCAAGCGCCCGACGTAGTTGGTCGAATACTGAAAATCGATCCTACGCCCGAGGCTGTCCTGGATGTACTGGACACTCGTGACGCCGGTCGATTGCGCGAGGCCGACGGCGATCGTATAGCCATCCGGCCGTTTGACGGATTTAGTGTATCCCCTAAAATCGCTGACTTTGTTAGCGTTCGTCGGGATCGGGTCAAGGTTGTAGATAACATAGACACTTCCGTCGACGTCGGTGAGAGCGACGTCGTTTCCGCTGTCGACCACCGTCTCCTGCCGCGGGTAGTCGTAGTCGAACCACCCGTTGGCACCCCAACTCCCCGGTACATAGCCGGTACCATCGGAACTCTTGCGGAACCCGATCTTCCTCCCATCCGGCATGGAGATGAGGAGTTTGCCCGATTCGAATACCGCGCGGACGTCGAAATCGTAGCGCCAGCCATATCCGAGCCCCGATCTCTCCAACACGCGCCGTGGACTCGCCGCATCCCCGGCATAGATCCTCCTCAAGGTCAGGGGATGATCGGTGCCGATTTCAAAATCGGTCACGTCCTCCAACTTGATCCCGTTGATGACATCGACGGGATTGCCCTCGCACGAGCCCGGGCTATTCGGAAGACGCGTAGCGCATCCCTCTCCGGGAAGAGGGAATTCCCCCAGTGCGGCCTCGCAAACGACTGTCGCCCAACCCCTGAGATTGATCGGTTCGAACGCCCAGTTGTCCTGGCAGTAGTGCGGCGGCCCATATATTTCGTTCGCTTGCCATGACGCTGCTGCGCAAGCCGAATCGAAGGTTTTTCTGGTCCCGTTTGCAAATGCCTCCCACTTCTCAGCCGAAGCGCCTTGTACACTGCACAGTATGATTGCAACGAACCATATAAGCTTGCGCAATAAAACGATGGCGCGAAGCACGGCTTCGCCACTTAGGGGTACATGTTCACGCAGTGTCTGGGATGACGTCTGAACTTGCCTTGTGCGGAAAAGGATCATTCCATCACCCCGCCTTACAATGCCCACCACCGATCGCACCCACGTCACATACCCTCGGTGAATGCGATTGGTAGGGAGATAAGCCGACGCGATGCAAAACCGTCAAGGGAGGGAATGCAACTTTTTGATGCTATCCCACATATTCTCGAAGTTGCAGCGGTACAGCGGTCGCGCCGCGCCCCTTGGTGTGGCCGGACGATAGCATCCCTGCCCGCACGTTCTCTTCGACACCGAGGTGCAACGGTCTAGCGATGAAATCCACTCACGCGCATTCAGACGAAAGGACGGAACGCATCTGCTACATCCAGATCCACTCCGCCAGATCGATCATCACAGGCTTCATGACCGGAGCCTAGCAATTGTCATCCGGGAGACGGCATAGGAGCGGGCGATTTCGGCCGGGGCTTCGCCTGCGGCCAGGCGTTCGCGGGCTTCGGCCTGCTGCGTGGGGGTAAGTCGGGGTGGTCGACCCATGTGCTGCCCGCGCTTCTTCGCCCGCTCGCGGCCCTCGGCCGTGCGGGTGCGGATGAGATCGCGCTCCACGTCTGCCAGGCCCCCAAGGACGGCCAGCATGAGGCGCCCGGTGCTGGTGGCGGTGTCGGCCCATGGCTCCGCCAGGGACCGGAACTGTGCGCCCTTGTCAGTGATCTGCTTGACGATGGCGAACAGGTCGAAGGTGGAGCGGGCCAGACGGTCGATGCGCGTGACCGTCACCACGTCGCCCGCCTCCAGCTCCTTGACCATCCGCATGAGTTGCTTGCGGTCGGCCCAGGCACCGCTTGCTGTGTCTTGATAGATGCGGCCGCATCCGGCGGCGCGTAGCTGCTCCAGCTGCGCGTCGAGCGTCTGCCCTGCGGTGCTGACACGGGCGTATCCGAGG includes:
- a CDS encoding RHS repeat-associated core domain-containing protein, with the protein product MILFRTRQVQTSSQTLREHVPLSGEAVLRAIVLLRKLIWFVAIILCSVQGASAEKWEAFANGTRKTFDSACAAASWQANEIYGPPHYCQDNWAFEPINLRGWATVVCEAALGEFPLPGEGCATRLPNSPGSCEGNPVDVINGIKLEDVTDFEIGTDHPLTLRRIYAGDAASPRRVLERSGLGYGWRYDFDVRAVFESGKLLISMPDGRKIGFRKSSDGTGYVPGSWGANGWFDYDYPRQETVVDSGNDVALTDVDGSVYVIYNLDPIPTNANKVSDFRGYTKSVKRPDGYTIAVGLAQSTGVTSVQYIQDSLGRRIDFQYSTNYVGRLVAASVGGTIVANYDYKNVTSSADKEEFLTIFPNGIPAGILESDAVLAKVSYTETPARSIQYVYENTAIPTALTGIIDERNVRYATFSYDASGYPTQTTHAGNVGKVTIAYERANNRVRVTNALGKIKYINYSTTSDGGYRQNTVTGVASTNCPASNSSFTYDTNNFVKSVVDEEGRTTTFVRNSVGLPTTITRGAGTTAAETQTITWNTTLRRPTTVTVAGQTKTTYTWTSGRLTKVQQTDLTAAADPARTWTMTYTSGGQLASVDGPLAGTDDTTLYGWNTSGFLASVTDELGHVTQITAWNLRGQPTRVVDPNGTVVTYDYDGAGRLTKVSQDTAGTPLVWSIAYDLSGDVTRITDPTGAYLAYGYDGARRLSKITNAKGETVTLGKNLLDLVTSVTVKDASATPQTTYSDTRSYDELGRLIKLVSGTNFTSRQSWDLSGLLETQTDARGGVVTTAYDAVTRLASRTAEDGGVESLTYDGDGDVAAYEDPKGLDTTYVRNGFGDVVQETSPDRGTTTYEYDTRGLKTRRTDASGTVTQWSYDAAGRPATITFPAATGYNVTFTWDATAGGNEGIGRLTGMTDGAGSSSWTYDAKGRVTKEVRKIGAYSYTTLYAFDTEGQLAQVTYPSGRVVNYTYDAMGLPSGVTTKRTSTSAVQTVSNWATYEPFGPLNGIGFGNGLVWYEYFDLGGFPDSIGLSNPDGTGVLFQRYHPNDGVNITGLNDALDDTQDVWMDGADGYDAANRLTKAGLTEGSVFKTHRYTYDKVGNRLTESTTPAGGSTTTETYAYTAGTNRLATVKTGATTLRSFAYDAEGSVTSDTRAGLVYTYTYDPLNRLRMTRQDGTQVGVNVYDGASRLSTRTITNLDTANGTVHYVHLLGGGGDLDALMPGMGVVMGGLGNRVLAEIDGATGVTSREYIWLGDRVIAVAPTGAAAGTLYWVTTDHLARPVQMTSGSKAVVWRVKYGPFGELIEKTGSAGLNARFPGQWFQLENGLSWNWHRHYDASLGRYVQPDPLGLVDGPSVYGYVRQNPMGGVDPEGLIVLPPDPEGLPPDWVPDPNHKDPNGTRWRNPEGGCLEFNQGRPGLSGWKGQDHWHDCTDKKRRDRHWKPGEDCPQPGDQVSDGLNQDPFIRNDNIDPRIPWWIFLIIFGGSLAPGY
- a CDS encoding recombinase family protein, translating into MYETPLTKPPLGYARVSTAGQTLDAQLEQLRAAGCGRIYQDTASGAWADRKQLMRMVKELEAGDVVTVTRIDRLARSTFDLFAIVKQITDKGAQFRSLAEPWADTATSTGRLMLAVLGGLADVERDLIRTRTAEGRERAKKRGQHMGRPPRLTPTQQAEARERLAAGEAPAEIARSYAVSRMTIARLRS